The Actinocatenispora sera genome has a window encoding:
- a CDS encoding N-acetylmuramoyl-L-alanine amidase, with amino-acid sequence MSRRPRLRRLLTPAVALALALLGAAPGATAAPAPAGAPAGIAAAARTAQQRYGVPAPLLEAICYLEGRLSDHGGRPSANGGYGCMNLTHNARSRDLDHAAAALGVPARQLHTDQAANIAGAAEVLRADATALSPDHRAPTNLAGWYGAIARYSGADHAVATAYADAVYRIVRHGLTATAPRGETVRIAPHRVTPDTAAADGVGVHPDLPSHCTTTSAGDYPAAYDCIVPTSYDCNTNSSCTYQSANRPTDLPILGVVIHDTEESLTDTMNTFYSTSSGVSIHYVVDGSGNVYQLLREKDIAYQAGNWWYNQRTIGIEHIGYDATGYQWYNATQYLGSAKLSAYLLNRYDIPLDRAHVVAHGTIPAPTLGTAPNHVDPGPYWLWGYYLGLINQQGVAYPTGPAPSGVVRFDPASGQTPLGTNGDETTDNFNFFYLYTQPSTAAPKVPRKGNATDITDETDNIETMLSYDVLAQQPDAAGTGDTMYEVWYGESLSGSGYSATGTKAWIAVPPGAAEQGHGTVVTLASKNGRPVPVFGRPSGSKTYEIGSSPAGSEYLSAWSVTDSGTTYYEINFNHRQAWVPASEVGSTRTS; translated from the coding sequence ATGTCCAGAAGACCCCGGCTACGTCGCCTGCTCACCCCCGCGGTCGCGCTCGCTCTCGCACTGCTCGGCGCCGCTCCCGGCGCGACGGCGGCGCCAGCACCGGCCGGAGCACCGGCCGGCATCGCCGCCGCGGCGAGGACCGCGCAGCAGCGTTACGGCGTGCCGGCGCCACTGCTCGAAGCGATCTGCTACCTGGAAGGGCGGCTGTCCGACCACGGCGGCAGGCCCAGCGCCAACGGCGGGTACGGCTGCATGAACCTCACCCACAACGCCCGCTCCCGCGACCTCGACCACGCAGCCGCGGCGCTCGGCGTCCCCGCCCGGCAGCTACACACCGACCAGGCCGCCAACATCGCCGGCGCCGCCGAGGTGCTGCGCGCCGACGCGACTGCGCTGTCTCCCGACCATCGGGCCCCCACGAACCTCGCCGGCTGGTACGGCGCGATCGCCCGCTACAGCGGCGCCGACCACGCCGTCGCCACCGCGTACGCCGATGCGGTGTACCGAATCGTCCGGCACGGACTGACCGCCACCGCACCCCGCGGCGAGACCGTACGCATCGCGCCGCACCGTGTCACCCCGGACACCGCGGCCGCCGACGGCGTCGGCGTCCACCCCGACCTGCCGAGTCATTGCACGACCACGAGCGCGGGCGACTACCCCGCTGCGTACGACTGCATCGTGCCGACCAGCTACGACTGCAACACCAACTCGTCGTGCACGTATCAGAGCGCGAACAGGCCGACCGACCTGCCGATCCTCGGCGTTGTCATCCACGACACCGAGGAATCGCTGACCGACACCATGAACACGTTCTATTCGACGTCGTCCGGCGTCTCGATCCACTACGTCGTGGACGGCAGCGGCAACGTCTACCAGCTGCTGCGCGAGAAGGACATCGCCTACCAGGCCGGCAACTGGTGGTACAACCAGCGAACCATCGGTATCGAACACATCGGCTACGACGCCACCGGCTACCAGTGGTACAACGCCACCCAGTACCTCGGCTCGGCGAAGCTGTCCGCCTACCTGCTCAACCGCTACGACATCCCGCTCGACCGCGCGCACGTGGTGGCGCACGGCACCATTCCGGCGCCGACGCTGGGCACCGCACCGAACCACGTCGACCCCGGCCCGTACTGGCTCTGGGGTTACTACCTCGGCCTGATCAACCAGCAGGGCGTCGCCTACCCCACCGGCCCGGCGCCCAGCGGCGTGGTCCGCTTCGACCCGGCGTCCGGGCAGACGCCGCTTGGCACCAACGGCGACGAGACCACCGACAACTTCAACTTCTTCTACCTGTACACACAGCCGTCGACCGCGGCACCAAAGGTGCCGCGCAAGGGCAACGCCACCGACATCACCGACGAGACCGACAACATCGAGACGATGCTGAGCTACGACGTGCTCGCCCAGCAGCCGGACGCGGCCGGCACCGGCGACACGATGTACGAGGTCTGGTACGGCGAGAGCCTGTCCGGCTCGGGCTACTCAGCGACCGGCACCAAGGCGTGGATCGCGGTGCCGCCCGGCGCGGCCGAACAAGGTCACGGCACAGTCGTGACGCTGGCGTCCAAGAACGGACGGCCGGTGCCGGTGTTCGGCCGCCCGTCCGGCTCGAAGACCTATGAGATCGGCTCCAGCCCGGCCGGCTCGGAGTACCTGTCGGCATGGTCGGTGACAGACTCCGGCACCACGTACTACGAGATCAACTTCAACCACCGCCAGGCATGGGTACCGGCCTCCGAGGTCGGATCGACCCGCACCTCGTGA
- a CDS encoding dihydrofolate reductase family protein, translating to MTTRLGRRTCHVESVLYMSMSRDGFIAGANDGPGDGGLRLHEWLGDPASDYPLRPVGAQRRHVRRVQGHRDGRRWPQYLRLRRPLGGGRHGVPIYVPHPGRPAAPEGHWPHHVPDAKSAVRQAKTAAGERDVMGHGAELVQSLLRDGLLDELRIHLIPVMLGNGRRLFGADHVDLELMRVLDIRRP from the coding sequence ATGACCACGCGGCTGGGCAGAAGAACGTGCCATGTCGAATCCGTTCTGTACATGTCGATGTCGCGCGACGGGTTCATCGCCGGAGCCAACGACGGGCCCGGTGACGGCGGCCTCCGCCTCCATGAATGGCTGGGCGATCCGGCCTCCGACTACCCGCTTCGCCCCGTCGGGGCTCAACGGCGACATGTTCGCAGAGTCCAAGGACACCGGGACGGTCGTCGTTGGCCGCAATACCTTCGACTACGCCGGCCACTGGGTGGCGGCCGCCACGGCGTTCCGATCTACGTTCCCCATCCGGGGCGCCCGGCGGCGCCGGAGGGCCACTGGCCTCACCACGTTCCCGATGCGAAGTCCGCGGTACGTCAGGCCAAGACCGCCGCTGGCGAGAGGGATGTCATGGGGCACGGCGCCGAGCTGGTCCAGTCGCTCCTACGCGACGGCCTGCTCGACGAGCTGCGGATCCACCTGATCCCGGTCATGCTCGGCAACGGGCGACGGCTGTTCGGAGCAGACCACGTCGATCTCGAGCTGATGCGCGTGCTCGATATCCGAAGGCCCTGA
- a CDS encoding dihydrofolate reductase family protein, which produces MELVVDYISSLDGYAAAEGWPGWWGLEGPEYLGWLEKNSTTEHTLLMGANTYRLMHGFAASQTEGVDVLGSVPKIVFSKTITEPLVWANSTLVRGDAVQAVRELKRTSDRPLWTLGSLSLARALLAAGLADKFRVAVFPVITGRTGRERIYDSYPDLALELVQARTFDRGTQLLEYRPRLLDAPLPPGPGSA; this is translated from the coding sequence ATGGAACTCGTCGTCGACTACATCAGCTCGTTGGACGGCTACGCCGCCGCCGAGGGCTGGCCCGGCTGGTGGGGCCTCGAGGGCCCGGAATACCTCGGCTGGCTCGAAAAGAATTCCACGACCGAGCACACGCTCTTGATGGGAGCCAACACATACCGGTTGATGCACGGCTTCGCCGCATCGCAGACCGAAGGTGTCGACGTGCTCGGATCCGTTCCCAAGATCGTTTTCTCGAAGACGATCACCGAGCCCTTGGTATGGGCCAACTCCACCCTGGTCCGCGGCGACGCGGTACAGGCCGTACGGGAGCTGAAGAGGACCAGTGACCGTCCACTCTGGACGCTCGGTAGCCTTTCGCTGGCTCGTGCACTGCTGGCTGCCGGGCTCGCCGACAAGTTTCGTGTCGCCGTGTTCCCCGTCATCACCGGCCGGACCGGGCGCGAGCGGATCTACGACAGCTACCCCGACCTAGCCCTCGAGCTGGTCCAGGCCCGCACGTTCGACCGGGGAACGCAGCTGCTCGAGTACCGGCCGCGGCTGCTGGATGCGCCGTTGCCTCCGGGTCCTGGCAGCGCCTGA